One window of the Haloarcula halobia genome contains the following:
- a CDS encoding glycosyltransferase family 4 protein, with product MPPKVLMLGWGFPPNITGGLDTAIGELFEVMQPRDDVQFELVLPEEYAPAGRENIHGVPTGKGDIITRIGRLAGAFADHAEDADIIHTNDWFGYNPGSRAKSAHDVEWITTFHSLSSDRNVNPPEREVETEQRVADRSDHLVAVSEFTAGKIQAEYGADSTVIYNGFSSVEATGRDVKAELDIDGKMLFFVGRHTDQKGISYLLYALPKLDRDDVTLVLGGSGHLTEQLERFAELLGVEDRVRFPGYIPQAELGDYYASADLFVSPSLAEPFGITYVEALSVGTRVLACENGAGEILPDDCVIEVDPNSDSIAEGIEYALDIDSPIEYEERTWEEVGDEHVEFYHEVLEDADS from the coding sequence ATGCCACCGAAAGTGCTGATGCTTGGCTGGGGGTTCCCACCGAACATCACCGGCGGCCTGGATACGGCCATCGGGGAACTGTTCGAGGTGATGCAGCCCCGCGACGACGTCCAGTTCGAGCTGGTGTTGCCCGAGGAGTACGCACCGGCGGGGCGTGAGAACATCCACGGCGTCCCGACGGGGAAAGGTGACATCATCACCCGCATCGGCCGGCTGGCGGGCGCCTTCGCCGACCACGCCGAGGACGCGGACATCATCCACACGAACGACTGGTTCGGCTACAACCCGGGCTCGCGAGCCAAGTCCGCCCACGACGTCGAGTGGATAACGACCTTCCACTCCCTGTCGTCCGACCGGAACGTCAACCCGCCCGAACGGGAGGTCGAGACCGAACAGCGCGTCGCCGACCGGTCCGACCACCTCGTCGCCGTCAGCGAGTTCACCGCCGGGAAGATACAGGCGGAGTACGGCGCCGACTCGACGGTCATCTACAACGGCTTTTCTTCCGTCGAGGCCACGGGCCGGGACGTCAAGGCCGAACTCGACATCGACGGGAAGATGCTCTTTTTCGTCGGTCGCCACACCGACCAGAAGGGTATCTCCTATCTCCTCTATGCCCTCCCGAAGCTCGACCGCGACGACGTCACGCTCGTGCTCGGGGGCTCGGGCCACCTCACCGAGCAGCTCGAGCGGTTCGCCGAGCTGCTCGGCGTAGAGGACCGGGTCCGGTTCCCGGGGTACATTCCCCAGGCGGAACTGGGCGATTACTACGCCAGCGCGGACCTGTTCGTCTCCCCGTCGCTGGCCGAACCGTTCGGCATCACCTACGTCGAGGCGCTCTCGGTCGGGACGCGCGTGCTCGCCTGCGAGAACGGCGCCGGCGAGATCCTTCCGGACGACTGCGTCATCGAGGTGGACCCGAACTCCGACTCGATCGCCGAGGGCATCGAGTACGCCCTAGACATCGACTCGCCCATCGAGTACGAGGAGCGGACCTGGGAGGAGGTCGGCGACGAACACGTCGAGTTCTACCACGAGGTCCTCGAGGACGCCGACAGTTAG
- a CDS encoding DUF7510 family protein, which yields MDDPADTTEATEDETVSFEMDIVDGETRIVVSGDRDTAVVVVSASGEKIYLPPEDFDRSATEGRQTPYDSPYQSQSGSGDSPYDSHPDATSVTGLEPTADGYIIQHPEPVTDVRFLR from the coding sequence ATGGACGACCCGGCAGACACCACGGAGGCGACCGAGGACGAGACCGTCTCTTTCGAGATGGACATCGTGGACGGCGAGACACGTATCGTCGTCTCGGGGGACCGCGACACCGCCGTCGTCGTCGTCTCGGCGTCGGGCGAGAAGATATACCTGCCCCCGGAGGACTTCGACCGGTCGGCGACTGAGGGCCGACAGACGCCCTACGACAGCCCGTACCAGTCACAGAGCGGGAGCGGCGACAGTCCCTACGACTCTCACCCCGACGCCACCTCCGTCACGGGCCTGGAACCGACCGCCGACGGGTACATCATACAGCACCCGGAACCGGTGACTGACGTCCGGTTCCTCCGCTAA
- a CDS encoding glycoside hydrolase family 15 protein, giving the protein MRLRTALNNYKRDRSDPDRYAGERRTTEGAFSGHGDRLVHVDADGYLRDFSAPLSELYGIDRSQLGIRTGTETYWFADLDTIRQHYYRETNLVETEYDVGEFTVHQYDLTLGRAHVTHVELRGAVPSQAHLVAFMTLAPEGRETRVGRLIHEDGGPDGSKAVEVFHHHEHDYVTASTGLDEVHGQVPERFDELLGEEPVSFPRDVAARRYEDTHLSGDILVTAPLEQTGRAARTSLVTQLSDHDAISREEALADLRHCVSTHETSDDLRAAARERTSVTVPEESPRPSVVRTDLRVLDLLLAPTGAHVSAPDFDPFFVNSGGYGYCWFGEDATVAKNLLAVDDSVGLGVADRLADKAAFYCAGQLEDGTWPHRVWASDGDLAPGWANARVENDDTSGEFQAHQSAQVTAFLARFLRTRGDDIDDVLAGEIRKTLADAVDAMDGSLDQNGLPELCQNVWEDTMGQFAHTAACYIEAYVAVARAPVGPAVEAAATDSAHRVYEALDELWGDDAGTFAQRLDGNGIPDRRLDASTFALVDAFRAYASLESVTLSETDLDRLSSHVGALLNGLYRNPPGNPVGGLVRFEGDRWRTMDQADEKIWPLATAMGAAAAATLGELLEGYGRSGEAFLKRGSDLYNLLREEGPLTSDVGYLPAQVFDDGTLDGATPLGAAHALRLRATTVLGEQNALPTAPAPTGPEERLRWTTGEKYGVSTVADHGSQDPSRVWFTLTEGALTEARFPRIDLMNLRTLDFLVRCRDEQYVVRTHKENRRRSATDTVDRRVEPAADDALLFRHVITEQSDGHGHAWSLTVEYAADPDHDAVVADVTFEARDGKTYDVFAVADTALSTTGETERGLRLSGSTGHHLVARDAEAYTQSATPPLLVDEDGEGYSVALALAAEGRFDWATVGVAGDRHLQTLFSEEELPAGRDSVESDHVVLVGRIGSGAETDTRIALGFAGKADTAAALGEAEGALAAGYESIRDGYRDSWQCFLADKPLPDSVAGDPDLAAQYRSALMTLLAVEDKTFDGASVASPSVPWGEVVTASKAQGVGYNFVWSRDLYQVFTVFDAVDGLDRAIDHLEFVYEHQQQPDGFVPQNTYVNGETRWVGEQMDNISFPQVMAYHLWERGVDFEDVAYDFGNLRRSADYVARNGPATSQERWEEEAGYSPSTIAAEIAGLVCAGKVAMDTGRDADALSWFALADQWTNVVESWTATETGTEKHDRTPYYVRVTREGEPESGVKRTLANGGPTLDERDIVDAGFLELVRLGIKPWDDAVVRNSVAEVDKTIRVDLDGKPAFYRYNGDGYGERERGDQGGPWSVEHNGKGRLWPLLTGERGEYELLTEGEAASDDPQDLLDAMAAFANSGRMLAEQVWDRQYTTDYDWEPGEGTGAATPLAWAMAQFVRLAHGIDAGEPVETPEFVRQRYLEREVHEHDRGPALSVDTRFQGERIVFNGKTTGALVAVKTPVDSALVEPEDGTFEVGLEMEYGENTCIVAAASGTDLERAGTTVSRFTL; this is encoded by the coding sequence ATGCGGCTGCGCACGGCGCTCAACAACTACAAGCGCGACCGGTCTGACCCCGACAGGTACGCCGGGGAGCGGCGGACCACGGAGGGAGCCTTCTCCGGTCACGGCGACCGGCTGGTGCACGTCGACGCCGACGGCTATCTCCGTGACTTCTCGGCGCCGCTGTCTGAACTGTACGGCATCGACCGCTCGCAGCTCGGCATCAGGACCGGGACGGAAACCTACTGGTTTGCCGACTTAGACACGATTCGCCAGCACTACTACCGCGAGACGAACCTCGTCGAGACCGAGTACGACGTGGGGGAGTTCACCGTCCACCAGTACGACCTGACGCTGGGGCGGGCCCACGTCACCCACGTCGAACTGCGCGGTGCCGTCCCGTCACAGGCCCACCTGGTCGCGTTCATGACGCTCGCGCCGGAGGGGCGGGAGACCCGCGTGGGCCGCCTCATCCACGAGGACGGCGGGCCCGACGGGAGCAAGGCCGTCGAGGTGTTCCACCACCACGAACACGACTACGTGACTGCCTCGACCGGCCTCGACGAGGTCCACGGCCAGGTCCCCGAGCGGTTCGACGAACTATTGGGCGAGGAGCCTGTCTCTTTCCCCCGAGACGTCGCCGCCCGGCGCTACGAGGACACCCACCTGAGCGGCGACATCCTGGTGACCGCGCCGCTGGAACAGACCGGTCGCGCGGCGCGGACCTCGCTCGTGACACAGCTGTCCGACCACGACGCGATCTCCCGCGAGGAGGCCCTCGCGGACCTCAGACACTGCGTCAGCACGCACGAGACGTCCGACGACCTGCGTGCGGCGGCCCGCGAACGGACGTCGGTGACGGTCCCCGAGGAGTCCCCTCGCCCCTCGGTGGTCCGGACCGACCTCCGCGTCCTCGACCTCCTGCTCGCGCCGACGGGGGCCCACGTCTCGGCCCCCGACTTCGACCCCTTCTTCGTCAACTCGGGAGGCTACGGCTACTGCTGGTTCGGTGAGGATGCCACCGTCGCGAAGAACTTGCTCGCCGTCGACGACAGCGTCGGCCTCGGCGTCGCCGACCGCCTCGCCGATAAGGCCGCCTTCTACTGTGCTGGCCAGCTCGAGGACGGGACCTGGCCCCACCGCGTCTGGGCGTCGGACGGGGACCTGGCCCCGGGGTGGGCCAACGCGCGAGTCGAGAACGACGACACCTCCGGCGAGTTCCAGGCCCACCAGTCGGCTCAGGTGACCGCGTTCCTCGCCCGGTTCCTCCGAACCCGGGGTGACGACATCGACGACGTCCTGGCGGGGGAGATACGGAAGACACTGGCCGACGCCGTCGACGCCATGGACGGCTCGCTGGACCAGAACGGGCTGCCAGAACTGTGTCAGAACGTCTGGGAGGACACGATGGGGCAGTTCGCCCACACGGCCGCCTGCTACATCGAGGCCTACGTGGCGGTCGCCAGAGCGCCGGTCGGACCGGCGGTGGAGGCCGCCGCGACCGACAGCGCCCACCGTGTCTACGAGGCACTGGACGAGCTGTGGGGCGACGACGCGGGGACGTTCGCCCAGCGACTCGACGGCAACGGCATCCCGGACCGGCGCCTCGACGCCTCGACGTTCGCGCTGGTCGACGCGTTCCGGGCCTACGCCTCGCTGGAGTCGGTCACGCTCTCGGAGACGGACCTGGACCGGCTGTCGAGTCACGTCGGTGCCCTGCTCAACGGCCTGTACCGGAACCCGCCCGGCAACCCCGTCGGCGGCCTCGTACGGTTCGAGGGGGACCGCTGGCGGACTATGGACCAGGCAGACGAGAAGATCTGGCCGCTCGCGACGGCGATGGGGGCCGCGGCCGCCGCCACCCTCGGCGAACTGCTGGAGGGCTACGGCCGCAGCGGCGAGGCGTTCCTCAAGCGCGGGAGCGACCTGTACAACCTCCTGCGGGAGGAGGGGCCGCTGACCAGCGACGTGGGGTACCTCCCGGCGCAGGTCTTCGACGACGGGACACTCGACGGGGCGACCCCGCTGGGCGCCGCCCACGCCCTCAGACTGCGGGCCACGACCGTGCTCGGCGAGCAAAACGCCCTGCCGACGGCGCCCGCCCCGACCGGGCCCGAAGAGCGGCTGCGGTGGACGACCGGGGAGAAGTACGGCGTCAGTACCGTCGCTGACCACGGCAGTCAGGACCCCTCCCGGGTGTGGTTCACGCTCACCGAAGGGGCGCTGACGGAGGCCCGGTTCCCGCGCATCGACCTGATGAACCTCCGGACGCTGGATTTCCTCGTACGCTGCCGGGACGAGCAGTACGTCGTCCGGACACACAAGGAAAACCGGCGGCGCAGCGCCACCGACACCGTCGACAGGCGCGTCGAACCGGCGGCCGACGACGCCCTCCTGTTCCGGCACGTCATCACCGAACAGAGCGACGGCCACGGCCACGCGTGGTCCCTGACCGTCGAGTACGCCGCCGACCCGGACCACGACGCCGTCGTCGCCGACGTCACGTTCGAGGCCCGCGACGGGAAGACCTACGACGTCTTCGCCGTCGCCGACACCGCTCTGAGCACGACGGGCGAGACGGAACGGGGCCTTCGCCTCTCGGGGTCGACCGGTCACCACCTGGTCGCTCGCGACGCGGAGGCCTACACGCAGTCGGCCACCCCGCCGCTGCTGGTCGACGAGGACGGCGAGGGCTACTCGGTGGCGCTCGCGCTGGCCGCCGAGGGCCGCTTCGACTGGGCGACGGTCGGCGTCGCCGGCGACCGGCACCTCCAGACGCTCTTCTCCGAGGAGGAGCTGCCGGCCGGACGCGACAGCGTCGAGAGCGACCACGTCGTCCTCGTGGGTCGCATCGGGAGCGGCGCGGAGACGGACACCCGCATCGCGCTGGGGTTCGCGGGCAAGGCCGACACCGCGGCGGCACTCGGCGAGGCCGAGGGTGCGCTGGCGGCCGGGTACGAGTCCATCCGCGACGGCTACCGGGACAGCTGGCAGTGCTTCCTCGCGGACAAACCGCTGCCGGACTCCGTCGCCGGCGACCCGGACCTGGCCGCCCAGTACCGGAGCGCGCTGATGACGCTGCTCGCCGTCGAGGACAAGACCTTCGACGGGGCGTCGGTCGCGTCGCCGTCGGTGCCCTGGGGCGAGGTGGTCACCGCCTCGAAGGCCCAGGGGGTCGGGTACAACTTCGTCTGGTCGCGGGACCTCTACCAGGTCTTTACCGTCTTCGACGCCGTCGACGGCCTGGACCGGGCCATCGACCACCTGGAGTTCGTCTACGAACACCAGCAGCAACCGGACGGGTTCGTGCCACAGAACACCTACGTCAACGGCGAGACGCGCTGGGTGGGCGAGCAGATGGACAACATCTCGTTCCCGCAGGTGATGGCCTACCACCTCTGGGAGCGCGGTGTCGACTTCGAGGACGTGGCCTACGACTTCGGGAACCTGCGGCGGTCGGCCGACTACGTCGCCCGGAACGGGCCAGCGACCTCACAGGAGCGCTGGGAGGAGGAGGCGGGCTACTCCCCCTCGACCATCGCCGCCGAGATCGCCGGCCTCGTCTGTGCCGGGAAGGTGGCGATGGACACCGGCCGGGACGCCGACGCCCTCTCGTGGTTCGCGCTGGCCGACCAGTGGACCAACGTCGTCGAGTCCTGGACCGCGACGGAGACGGGCACCGAGAAGCACGACCGGACGCCGTACTACGTCAGGGTGACCCGCGAGGGCGAACCGGAGTCGGGGGTCAAGCGGACGCTCGCGAACGGCGGGCCGACCCTCGACGAGCGGGACATCGTCGACGCCGGGTTCCTCGAACTGGTCCGTCTCGGCATCAAACCCTGGGACGACGCGGTCGTCCGCAACTCGGTGGCCGAGGTCGACAAGACCATCCGCGTCGACCTGGACGGCAAGCCGGCCTTCTACCGCTACAACGGCGACGGCTACGGCGAGCGCGAGCGAGGCGACCAGGGGGGGCCCTGGTCCGTCGAACACAACGGTAAAGGACGGCTCTGGCCGCTCCTGACCGGCGAGCGCGGCGAGTACGAGCTCCTCACGGAGGGCGAGGCAGCGAGCGACGACCCCCAGGATCTCCTCGACGCGATGGCGGCCTTCGCCAACTCCGGGCGGATGCTCGCCGAACAGGTCTGGGACCGCCAGTACACCACCGACTACGACTGGGAACCAGGCGAGGGGACGGGTGCGGCGACGCCGCTGGCCTGGGCGATGGCCCAGTTCGTCCGACTGGCCCACGGCATCGACGCCGGCGAGCCGGTCGAGACGCCCGAATTCGTCCGCCAGCGCTACCTTGAGAGGGAGGTTCACGAACACGACCGGGGGCCGGCACTCAGCGTCGACACCCGGTTCCAGGGCGAGCGCATCGTCTTCAACGGCAAGACCACGGGCGCGCTCGTGGCGGTGAAGACGCCCGTGGACTCGGCGCTGGTCGAACCCGAGGACGGCACGTTCGAGGTCGGCCTCGAGATGGAGTACGGCGAGAACACCTGCATCGTCGCCGCCGCGTCGGGGACGGACCTGGAGCGGGCCGGGACGACGGTCTCGCGCTTTACGCTCTGA
- a CDS encoding CPBP family intramembrane glutamic endopeptidase, which translates to METVARERPVVRSAVALVAAVGLGGGGLFLGFVLALLAGFVLSAGVGIEMTPVRFIVISLIFVQGIGAAGVALTYRKYRPRLAPKVRSVLGLSGGVSSLSLPAAVPTVGQVLIVGVGYVAAIGAAMVGGLVVSSLNVQTGQNAAAEVGMENPEVLLLLIPASILLIGPGEELLFRGVVQGRLKEVFGWQVAVVLASVIFAALHWFALSGGSTTGNLVVLGVLVGPSLVFGLAYEFTDNIVVPSLIHGVYNATLFTLLYVAIEYGEGLPEAALVF; encoded by the coding sequence ATGGAAACAGTCGCCCGAGAGCGCCCCGTCGTCCGGTCGGCCGTCGCCCTCGTCGCGGCCGTCGGCCTCGGCGGCGGCGGCCTCTTCCTGGGATTTGTGTTGGCCCTCCTCGCCGGGTTCGTCCTCTCGGCCGGCGTCGGCATCGAGATGACGCCGGTTCGCTTTATCGTCATCAGCCTGATATTCGTCCAGGGGATCGGGGCAGCCGGCGTCGCGCTGACCTATCGCAAGTATCGCCCGCGACTCGCGCCGAAGGTTCGGTCCGTGCTGGGTCTGTCCGGCGGCGTCTCCTCGCTCTCGCTGCCGGCGGCGGTGCCCACGGTCGGACAGGTCCTCATCGTCGGCGTCGGGTACGTCGCCGCCATCGGTGCCGCCATGGTCGGGGGCCTCGTCGTATCGTCGCTGAACGTCCAGACCGGCCAGAACGCCGCCGCGGAGGTCGGGATGGAGAACCCCGAGGTGCTGTTGTTGCTCATCCCGGCGTCCATCCTCCTCATTGGCCCCGGCGAGGAACTGCTCTTCCGGGGCGTGGTCCAGGGCCGACTCAAGGAGGTGTTCGGGTGGCAGGTGGCGGTGGTCCTCGCCAGCGTCATCTTCGCCGCCCTCCACTGGTTCGCACTCAGCGGCGGGTCCACCACCGGGAACCTCGTCGTCCTCGGCGTGCTGGTCGGCCCCTCCCTCGTCTTCGGCCTGGCCTACGAGTTCACGGACAACATCGTCGTCCCGTCGCTCATCCACGGCGTCTACAACGCGACGCTGTTTACCCTGCTGTACGTCGCCATCGAGTACGGCGAGGGGCTGCCCGAGGCGGCGCTGGTGTTCTGA
- a CDS encoding DUF1684 domain-containing protein, with protein MTDATEDWAERLRANRAEKDRFLAEHDQSPIPPDERDSFEGLHYYDPDPAYRVEATVTVHEDPEPVEMDTTAGRTVRYLRVATLSFDLDGDRVELHGYRQAGDDPTSLFVPFRDKTTGQETYHEGRYLELEADRELEDGDTFTVDFNLAYAPFCAYSEAFDCPVPPEENWLETTVEAGERDR; from the coding sequence ATGACCGACGCCACCGAGGACTGGGCAGAGCGACTGCGCGCCAACCGCGCCGAGAAAGACCGGTTCCTCGCCGAACACGACCAGTCGCCCATCCCGCCCGACGAGCGCGACTCCTTCGAGGGACTGCACTACTACGACCCGGACCCGGCCTACCGTGTCGAGGCGACGGTGACGGTCCACGAGGACCCAGAGCCCGTTGAGATGGACACCACGGCCGGCCGCACGGTGCGCTACCTGCGCGTCGCGACGCTGTCGTTCGACCTCGACGGCGACCGGGTCGAACTCCACGGCTACCGCCAGGCGGGCGACGACCCGACGTCGCTGTTCGTCCCGTTCCGCGACAAGACGACCGGACAGGAGACCTACCACGAGGGTCGGTACCTCGAACTGGAGGCCGACCGGGAACTCGAGGACGGCGACACCTTCACGGTCGACTTCAACCTCGCGTACGCCCCGTTCTGTGCATACAGCGAGGCGTTCGACTGCCCGGTCCCGCCCGAGGAGAACTGGCTCGAGACCACCGTCGAGGCCGGCGAGCGCGATCGGTAG
- the hisD gene encoding histidinol dehydrogenase, whose protein sequence is MNVRTVADLAPDERAALFDRDAGVEAVRDDVRDIVDQVREEGDVALRRFASEFDGVEVGNVDITDAAERAANEVDDEVLAAIETAAENVREFHERQVPDDWREDFDGRELGRRFRPLESAGVYAPGGTAAYPSSALMGVIPAKVAGVDHVAVATPPADPVNPVTLAAIHVAGADAVYQVGGAQAIAALAYGTETVSGTDIVVGPGNRWVTAAKATVRGDVAIDFLAGPSEIMVVADETADPAFVAADMVAQAEHDENASVVTVTDDEALAEAVVDEIEAQVDGRQRQAVIEAALENDASGVFLARSMSEAVLFAEEYAAEHLSIQAANDEDLLERIPSAGSVFLGSYSPVAAGDYAAGTNHVLPTGGAARVTGGLSVDTFVRSTTVQRLSADALSDLSGTITTLAEAEGLEAHAESVRRRSEE, encoded by the coding sequence ATGAACGTACGTACGGTTGCCGACCTCGCACCAGACGAGCGGGCAGCGCTGTTCGACCGCGACGCCGGGGTCGAGGCGGTGCGCGACGACGTCCGGGACATCGTCGACCAGGTGCGCGAGGAGGGCGACGTGGCGCTGCGGCGCTTCGCCAGCGAGTTCGACGGCGTCGAAGTGGGGAACGTCGACATCACCGACGCCGCCGAACGCGCCGCGAACGAGGTAGACGACGAGGTGCTCGCCGCCATCGAGACGGCCGCCGAGAACGTCCGCGAGTTCCACGAACGGCAGGTGCCCGACGACTGGCGCGAGGACTTCGACGGCCGGGAACTCGGGCGTCGTTTTCGCCCCCTGGAGAGCGCCGGCGTCTACGCGCCCGGCGGCACCGCGGCCTACCCCTCCAGCGCGCTGATGGGCGTCATCCCGGCGAAGGTCGCCGGCGTCGACCACGTCGCCGTCGCGACGCCGCCGGCCGACCCGGTCAACCCCGTCACGCTCGCGGCCATCCACGTCGCCGGCGCGGACGCCGTCTACCAGGTGGGCGGGGCACAGGCCATCGCCGCGCTGGCCTACGGCACTGAGACGGTCAGCGGGACGGACATCGTCGTCGGCCCCGGGAACCGCTGGGTCACCGCCGCGAAGGCCACGGTCCGGGGCGACGTCGCCATCGACTTCCTCGCCGGCCCCTCCGAGATCATGGTCGTCGCCGACGAGACGGCCGACCCCGCGTTCGTGGCCGCGGACATGGTCGCCCAGGCCGAACACGACGAGAACGCCTCCGTGGTGACCGTGACCGACGACGAGGCCCTCGCCGAGGCGGTCGTAGACGAGATCGAGGCCCAGGTCGACGGGCGACAGCGCCAGGCGGTCATCGAAGCGGCCCTCGAGAACGACGCCTCGGGCGTGTTCCTGGCGCGCTCGATGAGCGAGGCGGTCCTGTTCGCCGAGGAGTACGCCGCCGAACACCTCTCGATACAGGCGGCAAACGACGAGGACCTCCTGGAGCGCATCCCCTCGGCCGGGTCGGTGTTCCTGGGCTCTTACAGCCCGGTCGCCGCGGGCGACTACGCCGCCGGGACGAACCACGTCCTCCCGACGGGCGGTGCCGCGCGCGTCACCGGCGGCCTCTCCGTGGACACGTTCGTCCGCTCGACGACTGTCCAGCGACTCTCGGCCGACGCTCTCAGCGACCTCTCGGGGACTATCACGACGCTCGCCGAGGCCGAGGGCCTGGAAGCCCACGCCGAGAGTGTCCGCAGGCGCTCGGAGGAGTAG
- a CDS encoding HesB/IscA family protein, producing MSSTADDAKPEPGGTNVAVSEEAAAQARELMESEGMDLEAAGLRLYVQQGGCAGLSYGMRFEHEPEAEDNVFERNGLRVFVDGASIDYIEGSVLDYEGGLQGAGFHVENPNVVSECGCGESFRT from the coding sequence ATGAGTAGCACCGCCGACGACGCCAAACCGGAACCGGGCGGGACGAACGTGGCCGTCAGCGAAGAGGCGGCAGCCCAGGCGCGCGAGCTCATGGAGAGCGAGGGGATGGACCTCGAGGCGGCGGGCCTGCGTCTGTACGTCCAGCAGGGCGGGTGTGCCGGCCTCTCGTACGGGATGCGCTTCGAGCACGAACCGGAGGCCGAGGACAACGTCTTCGAGCGCAACGGCCTGCGGGTGTTCGTCGACGGCGCGAGCATCGACTACATCGAGGGGTCGGTGTTAGACTACGAGGGCGGCCTCCAGGGAGCGGGCTTCCACGTCGAGAATCCGAACGTCGTCAGCGAGTGTGGCTGTGGCGAATCGTTCCGGACCTGA
- a CDS encoding dodecin, with the protein MVFKKITLIGTSPESFDAAADDAIERAEQTLDNLKWVEVEELGVEIASVEGREYQAEVVVAFELEE; encoded by the coding sequence ATGGTGTTCAAGAAGATTACACTAATCGGTACCAGTCCCGAGAGCTTCGACGCTGCCGCCGACGACGCCATCGAGCGCGCCGAGCAGACGCTCGACAACCTGAAGTGGGTCGAGGTGGAGGAGCTGGGCGTCGAGATCGCCAGCGTCGAGGGTCGCGAGTACCAGGCCGAAGTCGTCGTCGCCTTCGAGCTCGAGGAGTGA
- a CDS encoding metal-dependent hydrolase, whose protein sequence is MFVGHGLLAFSLVALAADRWGLPRARALTLGVLAALFATVPDVDVVYAPVGLLLRSVNSLGPDVFWETANVIHRGPTHSLVMGTVLAVAVALWVSGRNPARVLSIGVVGGLAAVATLFSGGVGGLVVLVYGLGGLAVALLTERFDVAPRQALAVALVGLLSHPFGDLFTGSPPPMLYPFEVTLFAERVLLHPDPTGHLLAAFAVELATVWLAVWTYARLNGYTLTALVYPRASLGVGYAVAVFVLPAPTLDQSAHFVFSVLALGAVGTPVRSFSEGVDWLQALVTGLAAITIAAVAYTLAYGLL, encoded by the coding sequence ATGTTCGTCGGACACGGCCTGTTGGCGTTCTCGCTCGTGGCCCTCGCCGCGGACCGGTGGGGGCTCCCGCGAGCACGTGCGCTGACGCTCGGTGTGCTGGCCGCGCTCTTTGCCACCGTGCCCGACGTCGACGTCGTCTACGCGCCGGTGGGCCTCCTGCTGCGGTCGGTCAACTCGCTGGGCCCGGACGTGTTCTGGGAGACGGCCAACGTCATCCACCGGGGACCGACTCACTCGCTCGTGATGGGGACGGTCCTGGCCGTCGCCGTCGCGCTGTGGGTGTCCGGCCGTAACCCGGCGCGGGTGCTCTCGATCGGCGTGGTGGGCGGACTCGCCGCCGTCGCGACGCTGTTCAGCGGCGGGGTGGGCGGCCTCGTGGTCCTCGTCTACGGGCTGGGCGGCCTCGCGGTGGCGCTCCTGACCGAGCGGTTCGACGTGGCCCCGCGCCAGGCGCTGGCCGTCGCACTCGTCGGCCTCCTCTCGCACCCCTTCGGCGACCTCTTCACCGGATCGCCGCCGCCGATGCTCTACCCGTTCGAGGTCACGCTGTTCGCAGAGCGTGTCCTCCTGCACCCCGACCCGACTGGACACCTCCTGGCGGCGTTCGCCGTCGAACTGGCGACAGTCTGGCTGGCCGTCTGGACCTACGCGCGACTCAACGGGTACACGCTCACGGCGCTGGTCTACCCCCGGGCCTCGCTCGGCGTCGGCTACGCCGTCGCCGTGTTCGTCCTCCCCGCCCCGACACTCGACCAGTCGGCCCACTTCGTGTTCAGCGTGCTCGCCCTCGGTGCGGTCGGGACGCCCGTCCGGTCGTTCAGCGAGGGTGTCGACTGGCTCCAGGCGCTCGTGACGGGACTCGCCGCCATCACCATCGCGGCCGTGGCGTACACGCTTGCATACGGCCTGCTCTGA
- a CDS encoding mechanosensitive ion channel domain-containing protein gives MQVDVLNRAFEQIVTNVTDALPDIITGIVFLAVAAVLIKLVMVVVRAVLKNAFPGESTVYRQFIAVLVLVFLWFAVVLSFLSIVGLTAIAASLGTATGFLALGVSYALSGMIADAVAGVYLLRDPDFNPGDHVTAGGVTGEVVAIELRKTRFLVDGDTVVRANADIEKQWTKNAST, from the coding sequence GTGCAAGTCGACGTCCTCAACCGCGCGTTCGAGCAGATCGTAACCAACGTCACCGACGCGCTGCCAGACATAATCACCGGCATCGTCTTCCTCGCGGTAGCCGCGGTGCTCATCAAACTCGTCATGGTCGTCGTCAGGGCGGTCCTGAAGAACGCCTTTCCAGGCGAATCGACGGTCTACCGCCAGTTCATCGCCGTCCTGGTGCTGGTGTTCCTGTGGTTCGCGGTCGTGCTCTCCTTTCTCTCTATCGTCGGGCTCACCGCTATCGCTGCGTCGCTGGGCACGGCGACCGGGTTCCTCGCACTGGGGGTCTCCTACGCCCTGTCGGGGATGATCGCCGACGCCGTCGCCGGCGTCTACCTCCTCCGGGACCCCGACTTCAACCCCGGGGACCACGTCACGGCCGGCGGCGTCACGGGCGAAGTCGTCGCCATCGAACTCCGGAAGACCCGGTTCCTGGTGGACGGCGACACCGTCGTCAGAGCCAACGCGGACATCGAGAAGCAGTGGACGAAGAACGCCAGCACGTAG